CCAGGCCGGGCACGGCCACGGTGGCCAACGCGGCGAGAGCGAGCGGGGATCGAGGCACGGGCCCCAGCGTAGGCGCGCGACCGTGCGCCGGGCGCTCAGGGTCGCGGCGTGTCCGTCCGATTCGTCCGACCTGTGCGGGCTCGTCGGTCCTCGCGGCGATGGGCGACCGCAGCGCTGGGTACCCTCGCGCGGTGAGGTCCGACGAGCTGCCGCTGTCCCGCTCGGTCGTCGACCGCGCCGCCCACCTGCGTGACGACGAGGGGCTGGCGCGCGCGCTCGAGGCCACGAGCACGCGCGCGCTGCTGGTCCGGGGCGGCGAGGTCCTGGTGGGGCCGGACGACGCGCTCGTGCTGCTCCCCGTCGACGCCGCGGCCACCGTCGGCCCGACGACGACCGCGGACGACGACCAGGCGTGGGTCCTGCTCGGTGCGGAGCCCGCGGGCGACGGCGACGTCGTGCACGTGGCGCGCCGGCTCGGTGCGCGCACGCCACCTCCGGCCACGGGCGTGCCGTCCGACACGCTCGTCCACCGGCCCAGCCCGGCGCCGGACGTCGACGCGGAGCCGCCCGCGGTCGCGCCGTCCGGTGCGCGCTGGGCACCGCTGCGCACGGTCGGCGCGGTGCTCGCCCCGCGGGACGCGGGGCTGGCGACCACCGCGGTCGCGCTCGACGCCTGGCACGAGCGCCACCCGCGGTGCCCGCGGTGCGGCGGTCCGACCCGCGTGACGCACGCAGGCTGGGTGCGACGCTGCACGGTCGACGACTCCGAGCACTACCCGCGCACGGACCCCGCGGTGATCATGGCCGTGGTGGACGGCGACGACCGCCTCCTGCTGGGGCACGGCGCGCAGTGGGCCGCGGGCAGGTACTCGACGCTCGCGGGCTTCGTCGAGCCGGGCGAGTCGCTCGAGCACGCGGTGCGCCGCGAGGTCGCCGAGGAGGTCGGCGTGCTCGTCGGCGAGGTGGTCTACCGCGGCAGCCAGCCGTGGCCGTTCCCGGCCTCGCTCATGGTCGGGTTCTGGGCCCGCGCGCTCAGCACCGAGCTGCACGCGGACGGTGCCGAGGTCACGCACGCGCGGTGGGTCTCGCGCGACGAGCTGCGCACGGCGCTGGTCGCGGGGGACGTGGTCGCGCCCGGGCGCGCGTCGATCGCGCGGGCGCTGATCGAGGACTGGTTCGGGGGTCCGTTGCCCGAGCCCGCGGACCCCGCGCTCGCCTGGGCCTGAGACCCCGCGGCTCAGCTGAGGCGCTGGCGCACCTCGACGAGCGACGGGTTGGTCGCCGCCGAGCCGTCGGGGAAGATCACCGTCGGCACGGTGCGGTTGCCCCCGTTGAGCGACGCGACGAGCTCACCCGCGTCGGGCTCGTCCTCGATGTCGACCTCGGTGTAGCCGATGCCCGCCGAGTCGAGCTGCGTCTTGAGCCGACGGCAGTAGCCGCACCAGGTGGTCGAGTACATCGTGATCGTGCCGGGTGCGGGCAGCCTCTGCGTGCTCATCGTTCCTCGCCGTCGGTCGGGTGCGTACGGGGTGGCCAACGTCTGCCGGTCGCGGACGATTCCCTGTGGGTGGCCGCGCGAGCGCGTGGGTGGGGGCTGCGAGACTGTGCGGCGATGTCTCCCGACGACCTGCTGGCCGCGCTCGACCCCGAGCAGCGTGCCGTCGCGACCGCGCTGCGCGGTCCGGTGTGCGTGCTCGCGGGGGCCGGCACGGGCAAGACGCGCGCGCTCACGCACCGCATCGCCTACGGCATCCGCACGGGCGTGTACCGCCCGGACCACGTGCTCGCCGTGACGTTCACGGCGCGCGCGGCGGGGGAGATGCGCACGCGGCTGCGCACGCTCGGGGCCGGTGGCGTCCAGGCGCGGACCTTCCACGCGGCGGCGCTGCGCCAGCTCTCGTACTTCTGGCCCAAGGTCGTGGGCGGCGCACCGCCCCGCATCGCCGAGGCGAAGGCACAGCTGGTCGCGGAGGCGGCTCGTCGGGTGGGGCTGCCCTCGGACCGCACGGGCGTGCGCGACCTCGCAGCCGAGGTGGAGTGGGCCAAGGTGAGCCTGGTGGTGCCCGACGAGTACGCGCTCGCGGCCGCCGCCGTGGACCGCGTGGTCCCGGGCGGTCATGACGCGTCGGCCGTCGCGCGGCTCATGACGGCCTACGAGCAGGTCAAGGACGAGCGCGGCGTCATCGACTTCGAGGACGTGCTCCTGCTGCTCGCGGCGATGCTCGCCGAGCGTGCGGACGTGGGTGACCAGGTGCGCGGCCAGTACCGCCACTTCGTCGTCGACGAGTACCAGGACGTCAGCCCGCTGCAGCAGTACCTGCTGGACCAGTGGCTGGGCGGCCGGCGCGAGCTGTGCGTGGTCGGCGACCCCAGCCAGACCATCTACTCGTTCGCGGGTGCGACGCCGCACCACCTGCTGTCCTTCACGCGCGTGCACCCCGAGGCGCAGGTGGTGCGCCTGGTGCGCGACTACCGCTCGACCCCCCAGGTGGTCGAGCTCGCCAACCGGGTGATCGTCGCGGGCGCCACGGAGCGGGGCGGGAGCGCGCCGCTCGAGCTGCGTGCGCAGCGTCCGGACGGGCCGCAGGTGCGCTGGGCGGCGTACGCCGACGACGAGGCGGAGG
The Cellulomonas gilvus ATCC 13127 DNA segment above includes these coding regions:
- the nudC gene encoding NAD(+) diphosphatase, whose amino-acid sequence is MRSDELPLSRSVVDRAAHLRDDEGLARALEATSTRALLVRGGEVLVGPDDALVLLPVDAAATVGPTTTADDDQAWVLLGAEPAGDGDVVHVARRLGARTPPPATGVPSDTLVHRPSPAPDVDAEPPAVAPSGARWAPLRTVGAVLAPRDAGLATTAVALDAWHERHPRCPRCGGPTRVTHAGWVRRCTVDDSEHYPRTDPAVIMAVVDGDDRLLLGHGAQWAAGRYSTLAGFVEPGESLEHAVRREVAEEVGVLVGEVVYRGSQPWPFPASLMVGFWARALSTELHADGAEVTHARWVSRDELRTALVAGDVVAPGRASIARALIEDWFGGPLPEPADPALAWA
- a CDS encoding mycoredoxin, with amino-acid sequence MSTQRLPAPGTITMYSTTWCGYCRRLKTQLDSAGIGYTEVDIEDEPDAGELVASLNGGNRTVPTVIFPDGSAATNPSLVEVRQRLS
- a CDS encoding ATP-dependent helicase, which gives rise to MSPDDLLAALDPEQRAVATALRGPVCVLAGAGTGKTRALTHRIAYGIRTGVYRPDHVLAVTFTARAAGEMRTRLRTLGAGGVQARTFHAAALRQLSYFWPKVVGGAPPRIAEAKAQLVAEAARRVGLPSDRTGVRDLAAEVEWAKVSLVVPDEYALAAAAVDRVVPGGHDASAVARLMTAYEQVKDERGVIDFEDVLLLLAAMLAERADVGDQVRGQYRHFVVDEYQDVSPLQQYLLDQWLGGRRELCVVGDPSQTIYSFAGATPHHLLSFTRVHPEAQVVRLVRDYRSTPQVVELANRVIVAGATERGGSAPLELRAQRPDGPQVRWAAYADDEAEAAGVAAAAARLVADGVPAREIAVLYRTNAQSEAFEEALSAAGVPYQVRGGERFFARRDVREAIVYLRGGARAADVDVPLPEAARDLLRNAGWTDQAPATRGAARERWEALTALARLADEVDARVRDEGRTATVADLVTELDERAAAQHAPAVDGVTLASLHAAKGLEWDAVFLTGLSEGLLPTALAETPDAIAEERRLLYVGVTRAREHLQLSYARSRLPGGRPNRRASRFLEGLWPGSSPRAAARRQDAEEDPRTTLTTAVLLRWREQRAAELGVAPGRVLATHVLHAVAQRRPGTRAELAQVPGIGAQTLARLGDDIVAAVLDATGAPARPGPR